The Sylvia atricapilla isolate bSylAtr1 chromosome 13, bSylAtr1.pri, whole genome shotgun sequence genome includes a region encoding these proteins:
- the MEX3B gene encoding RNA-binding protein MEX3B, whose translation MPSSLFADMERNGSGGGGGGGGGGGGETLDDQRALQIALDQLSLLGLDNDETGSIYDNEPRKKSVNMTECVPVPSSEHVAEIVGRQGCKIKALRAKTNTYIKTPVRGEEPLFVVTGRKEDVAMARREIISAAEHFSMIRASRNKNTALNGTVPGPPNLPGQTTIQVRVPYRVVGLVVGPKGATIKRIQQQTHTYIVTPSRDKEPVFEVTGMPENVDRAREEIEAHIAMRTGGIIELTDENDFHANGTDVGFELNGTGSLWSKPTPPSITPTPGRKPFCNYRNDSSSSLGSASTDSYFGGGTGGGGSARLADYSPPSPALSFSHNGNNNNNSANGYVYGGGGGDVLSSPDCCSELPFDSPPGFDLAPAPPPGAALLWPQFERGPAAPPSPAPSPAAAAAFPGAAPANANLALLVSGPRRGAAPPPARLSPPLHGSAAGTEHPLARRVRSDPGGRLLAASYPLYANGLGAHLPGLPSDSSASSSSSSSSSSSSSCSSSGVRRKGSRDCSVCFESEVIAALVPCGHNLFCMECANRICEKTEPQCPVCHSAVTQAIRIFS comes from the exons ATGCCCAGCTCGCTTTTTGCAGACATGGAGAGGAacgggagcggcggcggcggcggtggtggtggtggtggcggGGGAGAGACCCTGGATGACCAAAGAGCCCTTCAGATCGCCCTGGatcagctctccctgctggggctggacaACGACGAGACGGGCTCCATTTACGACAACGAGCCTCGGAAAAAGAGCGTGAACATGACTGAATGCGTCCCGGTGCCCAGCTCGGAACATGTCGCTGAGATAGTGGGGAGACAAG GTTGTAAAATCAAAGCTCTGCGGGCAAAGACCAACACCTACATCAAGACCCCGGTTCGCGGGGAGGAGCCGCTCTTTGTTGTGACGGGCAGAAAGGAAGATGTGGCCATGGCCCGCAGGGAGATCATCTCTGCGGCCGAGCACTTCTCCATGATCCGAGCTTCGCGGAACAAGAACACAGCCCTGAACGGCACCGTTCCCGGCCCCCCGAACCTGCCCGGCCAAACCACCATCCAGGTGCGGGTGCCTTATCGCGTGGTGGGCTTGGTCGTGGGGCCTAAGGGGGCCACCATCAAGCGCATCCAGCAACAGACGCACACGTACATCGTGACCCCGAGCCGGGACAAGGAGCCGGTCTTTGAGGTGACGGGCATGCCAGAGAACGTGGACAGGGCCCGGGAGGAGATCGAGGCGCACATCGCCATGCGCACCGGCGGCATCATCGAGCTGACGGACGAGAACGACTTCCACGCCAACGGCACGGACGTGGGCTTCGAGCTGAACGGCACGGGCAGCCTCTGGAGCAAGCCCACGCCGCCCAGCATCACACCCACCCCGGGCCGCAAGCCCTTCTGCAACTACCGCAACGACAGCTCCAGCTCGCTGGGCAGCGCCTCCACCGACTCCTACTTCGGGGGCGGCACCGGGGGGGGCGGCAGCGCCCGCCTGGCCGACTACAGCCCCCCGAGCCCGGCGCTGAGCTTCTCGCACAAcggcaacaacaacaacaacagcgCCAACGGCTACGTGTacggcgggggcggcggcgaCGTCCTCTCCTCCCCGGACTGCTGCTCCGAGCTGCCCTTCGACTCGCCGCCCGGCTTCGACCtggcgcccgccccgccgcccggggccgccctCCTCTGGCCGCAGTtcgagcgcggccccgccgcgccgccctcGCCCGCGCCctcgcccgccgccgccgccgccttccCGGGCGCCGCGCCCGCCAATGCCAACCTGGCGCTGCTGGTGAGCGGCCCCCGGCgcggcgccgccccgcccccggcgcgGCTCTCCCCGCCCCTGCACGGCAGCGCGGCCGGCACCGAGCACCCGCTGGCGCGGCGGGTGCGCAGCGACCCCGGCGGGCGGCTGCTGGCCGCCTCCTACCCGCTGTACGCCAACGGGCTGGGCGCCCACCTGCCCGGGCTGCCCTCCGACtcctccgcctcctcctcctcctcctccagctcctcgtccagctcctcctgctcctcctctggcgTGCGGCGGAAGGGCAGCCGCGACTGCTCGGTGTGCTTCGAGAGCGAGGTGATCGCGGCTCTGGTGCCCTGCGGCCACAACCTCTTCTGCATGGAGTGCGCCAACCGCATCTGCGAGAAGACGGAGCCGCAGTGCCCCGTGTGCCACAGCGCCGTCACCCAGGCCATCCGCATCTTCTCCTGA